The genomic stretch GTGAAGCTGACGCAGCCCATTTGCAGGCTCTCGCGCAGCAGTGGCTCGAACCGCTGGCCGATGATGAACTCGGTACTGCCGCCGCCGATGTCGGCGACCAGGCGCTTACCGGGGTTGTCGGCCAGGGTGTGGGAGACGCCGAGGTAGATCAGGCGGGCTTCCTCACGGCCGGAAATCACTTCCACCGGGTGCCCGAGAATGGCCTCGGCGCGCTGGATGAATTCGTTGCGGTTGCGCGCCTCGCGCAGGGCGTTGGTGCCAACGATGCGCACCGCACCCGCGGGCAGCCCGTTGATCAGTTGGGCGAAGCGCTTGAGGCATTCGAGGCCCCGTTCCATGGCTTCTTCGCTGAGCTTGCGCTCTTCGTCGATGCCGGCGGCCAGCTGAACCTTTTCCCCCAGCCGTTCGAGAATGCGGATCTCGGTGTGGTGGGCCTTGGCCACGACCATGTGAAAACTGTTGGAGCCAAGGTCGATGGCGGCGATCAGAGACAGGTTCTTCGCGTTGGTATGCGGCATGATCTGGATGTTCTCGGTCGTTAACCTGGCAATCGTGACACGATACGGGGCTGTCGCCAACGCGTGGCACGCCAAGGCTTGATGCAGGGCAATGTGCCATTCGATGTTATGACACGCATATGACAGTTTCGATTCGCGGCGTCTTGCACAACTATAGTTACACTCAATCGTCTGTGACTTCCTGTAGTCAGCCTCTGCGGCTATGATGGGCCACGTTTTTATGCTTACGACCCCGGAGATATCCATGAGCAGCGATCTGATCAAACACGTCACCGACGCCACCTTCGAGGCCGAAGTCCTGCAAGCCCAAGGCCCGGTGCTGGTCGACTACTGGGCTGAATGGTGCGGTCCATGCAAGATGATCGCTCCGGTTCTGGACGACATCGCTTCCACCTACGAAGGCAAACTGACTGTCGCCAAGCTGAACATCGACGACAACCAGGAAACCCCGGCCAAGCATGGCGTGCGTGGCATCCCGACGCTGATGCTGTTCAAGAACGGCAACGTCGAGGCCACCAAGGTCGGCGCACTGTCCAAATCGCAGCTGGCCGCGTTCCTCGACGCCCACCTGTGATGTGAAAAAGCCCCGGAAATACCGGGGCTTTTCTTTTCCAACCCACTAGACGTCGAAAAAAGCAAGTGTTACATTCGGCCTCGCACTGCTTCTCCAGTGCCCCCTGCACGCCGTCGCCGACGCACTCCTAATTAGAATCTGTGCGCGATCCTATCGCCTTCTAGCGGCGCGGCTTCATTAAGCCAGAAGCTTAATCCTCCCTTCATACATGATTACGTCACTCCCCT from Pseudomonas kermanshahensis encodes the following:
- the trxA gene encoding thioredoxin TrxA is translated as MSSDLIKHVTDATFEAEVLQAQGPVLVDYWAEWCGPCKMIAPVLDDIASTYEGKLTVAKLNIDDNQETPAKHGVRGIPTLMLFKNGNVEATKVGALSKSQLAAFLDAHL